The Pseudophryne corroboree isolate aPseCor3 chromosome 10, aPseCor3.hap2, whole genome shotgun sequence DNA segment TAACGTTTCGGGGTATAATACCCTTCCTCAGAATGGAAggggatatatatacagtatatatagatggaAAGATATGGTGAATAATAGAAGCAAAATAATACTATCAATAGATAAATGCTATAATTATATCAACTAATGGTATAATAACTTTATAACTTTAATACACTAATGAGTAATTggtatttttatttttagggatgttaCTGAAGACACCAGGCTAAATTCCAACTTCATCTATGATGACAATGAACTTGACAATTTAATAGACTTTATAAGAACAATTTCCATCATATGGTACAGTGTGACTTTAATATTGGGGGTAGTAGGAAACGGATTGGTCATCTGGATTGCCGGCTTCAAGATGAAGACAGTCAGTGCCGTATGGTTCCTTCACTTGGCTATTGCTGACTTTGTCACATGTATTTCTCTCCCTTTACGTATAGCTGATTGGGCTTTGTATTACGAAATTCCTTTTGATAATCTCCTATGTAAGGCTGGTATAACGATTCTCTTCATAAACATGTTGAGCAGTGTTTATTTTATGACCGTCATCAGCATTGACCGATGTGTCTCCATTATTTGGCCAATTTGGACCAAATCACACAGGACACCTAGGTTAGCCACCATCATAGCTATACTTGTTTGGTTGTTGAGCCTACTTTCGAGTATTCCTTATCTGGTTTTAAACCATGGGGTTGATGATGTCACCGAGTGTTATCCCAAATATGATTTACCTGTTGAATCCTATCTGAGAATGAAAACAAATTTCATGTATATCACAAGAAATGTCTGCATGTTTTCATTCCCTTTCATCATTATCTTAATATCTTATGGCTTCATTTTTGTCAAGATAAGAAGAATTAAAAAATCAAATCGGTTTCAAAGACCATTCCGAGTTATCACCTCTGTCATAGTATGCTTCTTCATCTACTGGTTTCCATATAACACCTGGCCATTAATATCTTTTGATATAAGTTACTCAAGAACAGATGTTGTCATTACAGAAGTTTCCTTCTGCTTGGCTTACTTCAGCAGCTGCATCAACCCCTTGCTCTATGTCTTCTTTACCTATGATTTCAAGAAAAGTTTTGTAAAGTCCATACCAGCTATTTTGGAAAATGCTTTTAATGAGAGGTCTGATCTTAACTGCATGGACACTCCCGCTACTACATTTCAAGCTGCAAGTTTGGATTCTTCATTATAAATAATTTCCTGAGCGTGCACACTAAAATGCTATATGTATGATAGTCTTAAAAAATATGTACATGTGTTGCATGTTACTTGGGGGGAgttttatcaaagctcggagaaaGATAAAGTAAAGAATTAAGAGCTTTATCtccctttatctctatccaagtttGAGACATCTCCCCATAATATGAAACATAACTAATTCTATGTACCTCTTCAAGTCCCCTCCTGGAATTCTTCATCATTATTCTCGCACAGCCGGCTTATAATGAACATTATAAAAGAAAGGAGAACAAATATATTACCTAAAGAGAATTTATTTCATCATGATGGGTCAGGGTTGTATCAGCCCATGGATATTCACagacaattgctgtaactgagtataCATTACACCACTGTGACCATTAGCTTCTTTGTGCTGTAGTGTGGTTTAAAATTCACTTGATTGGTGCACAGAAATAttgatagttacatatggtattaAGAAAACAATCAAGTAATACAGACATTTAGCAGCACATTCATCAATATACCCCTAAGGCCACCTAATAGACCTGTCACGCTGCAATCCTGGGTCCAGCCCAGATCACTTAACATGGATTTCAAGTTGTGTCACAGTCACTTGAACCCCATTCACACCACCATATCCTGTGGGTTGTCctctgccggcacttggagatgacattgtCCTCTGCTGTGGcttagagatgacatcatctccaggaGCCGGTGAGCCAGATCTCCATATTTATTGAACATGATCCAGATTGGATGACCTTGGCAACTAGTTCACACTGACCTTTATCTACAGgatacctgggtaggattcccctGGACACGGTATAACCCATTCACACTGAGACGCAGCCCAGATTAACCCATCAATAACCGGGGGTTTTGCGGTGTTGTGATAGGGGTATTAAACTTTAGTATCCAACTCAATGCAAACTGAAGCATCAGACACTATATTACAAAACAATTAAATATTGCTCCAAAACCATCCATCCCATAATATCACTACTGTTTCCATCACCAATTATTATCAGCAGAATTTTCTTTCATCCAAATATTAAAATTGAACATTGATGAAAGTTCCCTTACCAGCTTCATGAATAAGATTATTTTAAACCCTCATGACCAGACCAAGTTTCACCCCTTCCTGTGTGGAATAAATTGGTAATAACTTTAAATCATTCCTGTTTACTTATTTAAATGTTACAGGTTTCTCTCAGAACGAACAGTGCTTTTTATGTGTATCACACAAAGGCTTTAGCTTCTGTTGTGACATTGATGGGATATGAATATATATTTTCTAGATACTGTAGGAATGTTTTAAAATATCTTTTaatcacatacagatgtagccaacattAAAAGGAAACCGTGCACATTGCAATTTCATTGTACTGTGTCATTGATTTTGTATTGCATTACAGTAATCTCCAGTGGCTGGAAAAAGATGAATTTCCAGACCTAGTTTCATGTCAGACTGAATAAAAATGCATAAATATGGCAAAAATGTACATGCAAAACAGTGTCTGCCCACTTACGTCTGGAAAAATTATACGTCAAACATCAAGTTCAACCCATTCATTTCAATGGACAATATGATCTTTGGTGGTGGACAACAGTAGAGCATGAAAATTGAGAATAGGAGTAATTTAAAGTTATAAGTAAATCCATGAGTTGGGCAGATGGAGTAATGTAGCTCAACTCTAAATTGTAGCGGTATTGTAACTTAACTCTGTAGCTCAATAGTTTGTCCAATGAACATTTGTCTAGTTTAAGATAAATTTCCTGTTTTCCCAAATTCTAGGCACTTAATGCTTTGGAAAACACATAcatcaattgtatttttttttttaatacagtgtcACAGTACATTCACATTGGTAAATTTCCGTTCAGGTTTCGTGGTTCTTTAAGTAATTATAAATGAATGATTGCATGGTTATATTCTCTGTACACTATACTATAATGTTGAAAAACAATGTTGGAAACTCGCAGTATTGTCATTGTGTAACTTCTAACACTTCTTATTGTGTTGTGCTGTTCTTCATATTTGTTGCTCTGTATCATCCAATTGCCATTTTCTTTTATATAAAGTAGTAGACtattatgtgtgtatcatgtgatgttacaaataaaaataaaaaactacctGTATATACTATATCATTCTAGCAATTTGTGCCCAGAATATTTTAAATTAAAAATTACATCATTTATCAGCCAGTGTTGATAGCTCCGCCCCAAGTTTCAAATAATATAATTTTTATTTAGGAGTTGAGacacata contains these protein-coding regions:
- the LOC134965141 gene encoding formyl peptide receptor 2-like, yielding MKTKQRYRPFFSPDQWTTPCMIFIHIPGKAVMKMKTPFNDNGTITPTLENRTLYNMTVDYSSTDVTEDTRLNSNFIYDDNELDNLIDFIRTISIIWYSVTLILGVVGNGLVIWIAGFKMKTVSAVWFLHLAIADFVTCISLPLRIADWALYYEIPFDNLLCKAGITILFINMLSSVYFMTVISIDRCVSIIWPIWTKSHRTPRLATIIAILVWLLSLLSSIPYLVLNHGVDDVTECYPKYDLPVESYLRMKTNFMYITRNVCMFSFPFIIILISYGFIFVKIRRIKKSNRFQRPFRVITSVIVCFFIYWFPYNTWPLISFDISYSRTDVVITEVSFCLAYFSSCINPLLYVFFTYDFKKSFVKSIPAILENAFNERSDLNCMDTPATTFQAASLDSSL